A single region of the Nicotiana sylvestris chromosome 6, ASM39365v2, whole genome shotgun sequence genome encodes:
- the LOC138871720 gene encoding uncharacterized protein → MGDLHLNTWMHVIDAKTSYNILLGRPWIHENKVVSSTYHQCLKYSEDGAEKKIVADDKPFTEAESYFADVKFYLKNYVSKEFKVDDEMLTKSVVKKVDVTTSKENITVKKYQVLHDRNKMNEASSSKKVTHVLRYVPKARKVEDPSSELQGKVLGDLTFPIKRIDAIKSSTKLLKGLVKSSSHNSLLNLALPAKSTDEGFDPNAYKLLAKAGYDPNNPFKLGKLSPEASNPTQKMMMEKGYPLKQSHEGLGYKQPPPIRISIKRASCNYITAKEVSTTLNKNPSVFYRLTKPRSSVFDRVGPLKKENKRHGSDRRIGAPIFAKKEILTTDCPSLILSRMRRETKLVVSCEEVLKAKAYTMVHTKEHEEDKESVGSLYHITIHDEQNASSYTEVEEKCLDIHVCHHISFNDGDPQEDEDAKDAPPVLEEWVKTMVDALKEVNLGVVEDPKATYISASLTCDEESKYIELLKEFKDVFAWSYKEMSGLDPKVVVHHLAVKRGACPVKQAQRRFRPELVPLIETEVNKLIEAGFVRKVKNPT, encoded by the coding sequence ATGGGAGATTTGCATTTGAATACATGGATGCACGTGATCGATGCAAAAACCTCATATAATATCTTGttaggaaggccatggatacacgagAACAAAGTGGTGTCATCCACCTACCATCAATGCTTAAAATACAGCGAAGATGGGGCCGAAAAGAAGATAGTTGCTGATGATAAGCCCTTTACCGAGGCTGAATCATACTTTGCCGATGTAAAATTCTACTTAAAGAATTACGTCTCAAAAGAGTTTAAGGTTGATGATGAGATGTTGACCAAAAGTGTTGTAAAGAAAGTTGATGTCACAACTAGCAAAGAAAATATTACAGTTAAAAAATATCAGGTGCTTCATGATAGGAACAAGATGAATGAGGCATCTTCGAGTAAGAAAGTGACTCATGTTCTTCGTTATGTCCCAAAGGCAAGGAAGGTCGAAGATCCATCATCTGAACTACAAGGTAAGGTGTTAGGAGACTTGACCTTTCCTATCAAGCGAATTGATGCGATTAAGTCGTCTACAAAGTTGCTTAAAGGGTTGGTCAAATCATCAAGCCACAATTCGCTTCTAAATCTAGCACTTCCTGCAAAGAGCACAGATGAAGGCTTTGACCCAAACGCCTACAAGTTGTTAGCAAAAGCTGGATATGATCCTAATAACCCATTCAAGTTAGGAAAGCTCTCGCCTGAAGCTTCAAACCCTACTCAAAAGATGATGATGGAGAAAGGGTACCCACTGAAGCAATCACATGAAGGATTGGGTTACAAACAACCCCCGCCAATCCGTATCTCCATTAAAAGGGCAAGTTGTAACTACATTACTGCTAAAGAAGTGTCTACGACGCTTAATAAGAATCCGTCTGTGTTTTATCGACTTACGAAGCCAAGGAGCTCAGTATTTGATAGAGTGGGACCactgaagaaggaaaataagcGTCATGGAAGTGATAGAAGGATTGGAGCACCTATCTTCGCTAAAAAGGAGATTTTGACCACAGACTGCCCAAGTTTGATTCTTTCTAGAATGAGGCGAGAGACAAAACTTGTAGTTTCGTGTGAAGAGGTCCTCAAAGCAAAGGCTTATACTATGGTACACACTAAAGAACATGAGGAAGATAAAGAAAGTGTGGGGTCATTATATCATATCACCATTCATGATGAACAAAATGCTTCATCGTATACGGAAGTCGAGGAAAAGTGCCTTGATATTCATGTATGTCATCACATATCTTTTAATGATGGTGATCCTCAAGAGGATGAAGACGCTAAAGATGCACCACCAGTGCTTGAAGAATGGGTAAAGACAATGGTTGATGCACTAAAAGAAGTCAATCTTGGAGTAGTTGAAGATCCAAAGGCCACATATATAAGTGCCTCTCTAACTTGTGATGAAGAGAGCAAATATATTGAGCTACTTAAGGAGTTCAAAGACGTATTTGCTTGGAGCTACAAAGAAATGTCAGGTTTAGACCCCAAGGTGGTTGTTCATCATCTTGCTGTCAAACGAGGTGCTTGTCCTGTAAAACAAGCACAACGTCGCTTCAGACCTGAActggttcccttgattgaaaccgAAGTTAACAAGCTTATTGAGGCTGGTTTTGTTCGTAAAGTTAAAAATCCTACATGA